The Microterricola viridarii nucleotide sequence AGCGCGCGACGACGTCGCCGAGCGCGTACACCTCGGCGTGGCCCATGTGCAGGTCGCCGGAGGGGTAGGGGAACATGTCGAGCACGTACTTGCGGGGCCGCTCGTCGTCGGGATTGCTCGTGCTGAACGGCTGGAGCTCGTCCCAGATGGGCAGCCACTTCTTCTGGAGGGCGGAGAAGTCGTAGACCTCTTCGTCGTCGTGCCTGCTGCTCGCGGAATCCTGCTCGTGTGCCACGTGACTCTCATTCAATTGCGGATGCGGGTGAGGGAGCGCCTCGGCTCAGCGCCCGCGGCCCGGAACGGCCGCATATCCCAAAGCTCTAGCGTACTCAATTGCCGGGCCCGCCTCGAATGGGCTGGCCTGCCGAGCCGATCACTCAGGCGTGAAGATGGATTCGATCGTTGTGTCGAAGTGCTCTGCGATCTTGAAGGCGAGGGCGAGACTGGGTGCGTAGCGCCCCTTCTCGATGGAGATGATCGTCTGACGGGAGACACCGAGCAGCTTGCCGAGGTCGTCCTGCGAGATCCCACGAGCCTGTCGCAGAGCCAGCAGAGAGTTCTTCATGCGGCCCGATTGATGCCTCGGCGAAGGATCGCATACCGTGCCCAGAAGAGGCCGATGCTCACACAGAGCAAGCCGTACACGAGCAGGGCGGTTTCGAACTGCGCGGTGAGCACGAGGTAGAGCCCGAACGCCGCGGCGATGACCAGCCCGTCGACGAAGGACCCCGCTCTGGCCTGGATGGCAATCTGGTG carries:
- a CDS encoding helix-turn-helix transcriptional regulator, which gives rise to MKNSLLALRQARGISQDDLGKLLGVSRQTIISIEKGRYAPSLALAFKIAEHFDTTIESIFTPE